Proteins encoded by one window of Epinephelus moara isolate mb chromosome 18, YSFRI_EMoa_1.0, whole genome shotgun sequence:
- the LOC126405080 gene encoding sterile alpha motif domain-containing protein 9-like has protein sequence MADELGQSPKGWTESQVSTWLRSIGVKEQYIEKIYEEEVDGLILLTLDEDFLKSKIRMKLGPAHLIIQKRDELINAKQKSQEKKKSTSGKTTELEQKSVECLSTTTEGPPADVLKNRQSAHEQCVLTSKEDCRPRPFDQEGIDFIYVKHRVLQPESGASNLISPCHEFKSFAVAAALDRTRLQAKFAKEVLKFATGCMNIRSNGTIHFGVMDSKEDAGYVHGEIIGIPVKEKDIYVDALDYIERSFSSNEEHVRQCVRPPRFIEVMDRESTEKRYVVEVDIVPSIGIVKSKVYSVRLPNFKESTNKVEYEKETTLRRVGSKTEPVSDKDLSDFYQRVKDRDAQREEAEKGQFFSAPDFCQDLGRKLKMLMTSGKKFIEKEKWFILVTNKFNPDDLCNIDWLLNMTMFCVFDFDPDSKISGLCSKYLQHHAANMHSLQSYRISGDMTVKEFTSHLHLFEQTSWIFCNGRTDFKGNETPCDEMTWIKTKMTFLRESVSLICKQILPKGTFQVIFLLTSPVEKPLLHTFNEFFTDMEGHEDIICICESQKNFQKWQSFAEGSCGTETVNNCSVVGMKMSHINSTLQQIQPVKAHASKHLPVFVKGTCLLETQAEEQMYSLEILTVDHCHETSEEFINEEKANIEEQFYRGGRVTWLNFWLAENKYVGEVIERDAYHDVSKLLNSALKWNADQTPVNSINIYHHPGSGGSTVARQVLWNNRKDLRCAVVKPSYPVPVVAQHAVELREYEEKDPQTCLPVLLLIEDSDKEYLADLRNELEVAINTKRIQYGTLCFILLSCRRSHNPEKRCKESPLQNVSVTHKLSVQEKRKFAGKREALEERYEPEFILTFVLMSEGFNEKYVQQFVEHLLQDIDRHSVVTRLIHYVALLNTYVQNSFISQSHCEALLALTIHLERFRQYEFEKSLSDQAKLVFLHLRDDKTHIESVRIIHPLVAKEILKQLLGNQQTQSSLAKSLLCENVLFEHRFGRDEYLSFLRALFIRRARISKGDKYDSFFSPLIEHVCEKEKSPGKAIELLKEAFQCFHKDPFFAQQLARLHYSYEKFEEAKHWAETAAKQQPNNSYILDTKGQVYRKWFQAKCKAIDNDNVPKTAQNIADAMETALKALECFQECEKAADADMENLNSSGFFSEVEVGCSLLKLISSTQVFANRANGHSECMKYLLTDYIPEEVKDAWEPFHGRVKKLHKSMQDALEWISEDLSYFQTDIGEDEEETPERPEEKISHPLTWLAKKSAEYGKYFSEAYSTALLQHGQSIPANLTPFQKRMIIYHLGGGNITSILSKLTDQRDAVCLLENILSLYPSNPIKAKFGQRDIVNYIVAHISLNCLSPQNQKVARLKDLQALCRQFPSDKRKCLPGALFLLTLLFWPDDHDTALEKETKYEIVRSAVEHLDKSYWTKKKDIPQRKRRIYTHFFLGNGNGLDKFVHKRKFETVTKGFSVSEKRMKWFRGEAWKKPEIATMLKCVSGWTEDGVVYLEGPRKKKFNILPLHLPSVPYSNENITFYLGFTFRGPVAYNITVKR, from the exons atGG CTGATGAACTTGGGCAGTCACCCAAGGGTTGGACTGAATCTCAAGTAAGCACCTGGTTAAGGTCTATTGGAGTGAAGGAGCAGTACATAGAAAAGATCTATGAGGAAGAGGTAGATGGACTGATCCTACTTACACTGGATGAGGACTTTTTGAAGTCAAAGATTCGCATGAAATTAGGGCCTGCTCATTTGATTATTCAAAAGAGAGATGAGCTCATCAACGCTAAACAAAaatctcaagaaaagaaaaagtccaCCAGTGGCAAAACAACCGAGTTGGAACAGAAATCAGTGGAATGTCTTTCTACAACAACTGAAGGTCCACCAGCAGATGTCTTGAAGAACAGACAGAGTGCTCATGAACAATGTGTGCTGACTTCAAAGGAAGACTGCAGACCACGCCCATTTGATCAAGAAGGGATTGATTTCATATACGTAAAGCATAGAGTCCTGCAACCTGAATCAGGTGCTTCTAACCTGATATCTCCATGCCATGAGTTTAAGTCATTTGCTGTAGCTGCTGCATTGGATCGCACAAGACTCCAGGCTAAGTTTGCCAAAGAGGTCCTTAAATTTGCAACAGGCTGTATGAATATTAGATCAAATGGCACAATACACTTTGGTGTGATGGACAGCAAGGAGGATGCAGGATACGTGCATGGTGAGATCATTGGTATCCCTGTAAAAGAGAAAGACATTTATGTAGATGCTTTGGACTACATTGAAAGGAGCTTCTCCTCGAATGAGGAACATGTACGCCAGTGTGTGCGGCCACCAAGGTTCATTGAGGTTATGGATCGAGAAAGTACAGAAAAGAGGTATGTGGTAGAGGTTGACATTGTGCCTTCAATAGGTATTGTTAAGAGCAAGGTGTATTCGGTTCGTCTGCCAAACTTCAAAGAGTCAACCAACAAAGTAGAATATGAGAAAGAAACGACTCTGCGGAGGGTGGGTTCAAAAACAGAGCCAGTGAGCGACAAAGACTTAAGTGATTTTTATCAGCGTGTCAAAGATCGGGATGCCCAAAGAGAAGAAGCAGAGAAAGGTCAGTTCTTCAGCGCCCCAGACTTCTGCCAAGACCTTGGAAGGAAACTCAAAATGCTAATGACTAGTGGGAAGAAATTCATTGAAAAGGAGAAATGGTTCATACTCGTAACAAACAAATTCAACCCTGATGACCTCTGCAACATTGACTGGCTGCTTAACATGACCATGTTCTGTGTGTTTGACTTTGACCCAGACTCAAAGATTTCAGGTCTTTGCAGTAAATACCTTCAGCATCACGCTGCAAACATGCATTCTCTGCAGAGCTACAGGATATCCGGTGACATGACCGTCAAAGAATTCACAAGTCACTTGCATCTGTTCGAGCAAACTAGCTGGATCTTTTGTAATGGCCGTACTGACTTCAAAGGAAATGAAACTCCATGTGATGAAATGACCTGGATCAAGACAAAAATGACTTTCCTGCGGGAATCTGTGTCTTTGATCTGTAAGCAAATCTTGCCAAAAGGGACGTTCCAGGTAATTTTTCTTCTCACATCACCAGTGGAGAAACCACTCTTGCACACTTTTAATGagtttttcacagacatggaagGCCATGAAGACATCATCTGCATCTGTGAATCACAGAAAAACTTCCAGAAGTGGCAAAGCTTTGCAGAGGGGTCATGTGGAACAGAAACTGTGAACAATTGCAGTGTTGTTGGAATGAAAATGAGTCACATTAATTCAACTCTACAGCAAATACAACCTGTAAAAGCACATGCCAGCAAACACCTACCGGTCTTTGTGAAAGGGACATGTCTTCTTGaaacacaggcagaggaacagATGTATTCTCTGGAAATTCTGACGGTTGATCATTGTCATGAAACAAGTGAAGAATTCATCAATGAGGAGAAAGCAAACATTGAAGAGCAGTTCTATCGTGGTGGGAGAGTGACCTGGTTGAATTTCTGGCTTGCTGAGAACAAGTATGTAGGAGAGGTAATTGAAAGAGATGCATATCATGATGTTTCCAAACTTCTCAATAGTGCTTTGAAATGGAATGCAGATCAAACTCCCGTGAACAGTATAAACATCTACCATCATCCAGGAAGTGGAGGAAGCACTGTCGCAAGACAAGTGCTGTGGAACAACAGGAAAGATCTAAGGTGTGCAGTTGTGAAGCCTTCATACCCAGTTCCTGTTGTTGCACAACATGCAGTTGAACTAAGAGAATATGAAGAAAAAGATCCACAGACATGTCTTCCTGTGCTGCTCCTCATTGAAGACTCGGACAAAGAATATCTAGCTGATCTCAGGAATGAACTGGAGGTTGCCATTAACACCAAAAGGATCCAGTATGGAactctgtgtttcattttgttgagcTGCAGACGATCCCATAATCCAGAGAAAAGATGCAAGGAGTCTCCACTACAGAATGTGTCTGTCACTCACAAACTATCTGttcaagagaaaagaaaatttgCTGGAAAACGAGAGGCACTTGAAGAACGATATGAGCCTGAATTCATCCTGACCTTTGTGTTGATGAGTGAAGGCTTCAATGAGAAATACGTTCAACAGTTTGTGGAACATTTGCTCCAAGACATTGACCGTCATTCCGTTGTCACTCGCCTCATTCACTATGTAGCACTGCTGAACACTTATGTTCAAAATTCTTTCATCTCTCAGTCACATTGTGAAGCTTTGCTTGCCTTAACCATTCACTTGGAAAGGTTTCGCCAGTATGAGTTTGAGAAATCACTCAGTGATCAGGCTAAACTAGTATTCTTGCACCTGAGAGATGACAAGACACACATTGAATCAGTCAGAATCATCCACCCACTCGTTGCAAAAGAAATTCTCAAACAGCTTTTGGGGAACCAACAGACCCAAAGCAGTTTGGCAAAGAGTTTGCTCTGTGAGAACGTGCTTTTTGAGCACAGATTTGGAAGGGACGAATATCTGTCATTTCTGAGAGCACTTTTCATAAGGCGAGCCAGAATAAGCAAAGGGGACAAATATGATAGTTTTTTCTCACCTCTGATTGAGCATGTGTGTGAAAAGGAGAAAAGCCCAGGCAAAGCAATTGAGTTACTCAAGGAAGCATTCCAGTGTTTTCATAAAGATCCATTCTTTGCACAACAACTTGCTCGTCTCCATTATTCTTATGAGAAGTTTGAGGAGGCAAAACACTGGGCAGAGACAGCAGCTAAACAGCAGCCCAATAACTCATACATCCTTGACACAAAAGGGCAGGTGTACAGGAAATGGTTCCAAGCTAAATGCAAAGCTATTGACAATGACAATGTACCAAAGACAGCCCAAAATATAGCAGATGCTATGGAGACCGCACTGAAGGCCCTGGAGTGTTTTCAAGAATGTGAGAAAGCAGCTGATGCAGATATGGAAAACCTTAACAGCTCAGGGTTTTTTTCTGAAGTTGAGGTTGGCTGCAGCCTGCTCAAACTGATCTCATCAACCCAAGTGTTTGCAAACAGAGCCAACGGCCACTCGGAGTGTATGAAGTACCTGTTAACTGATTACATTCCAGAGGAAGTTAAAGATGCCTGGGAACCATTTCATGGCCGTGTGAAAAAACTTCACAAGTCAATGCAAGATGCCTTGGAATGGATTTCAGAAGACCTTAGCTACTTTCAGACAGACATCggtgaagatgaagaggagacCCCTGAAAGACCTGAAGAGAAGATAAGCCATCCGCTGACATGGTTGGCAAAAAAATCTGCAGAGTATGGGAAGTACTTCAGTGAAGCTTACTCTACTGCACTTCTACAACATGGGCAATCCATCCCAGCTAATCTGACTCCTTTCCAAAAACGCATGATCATCTATCATCTTGGCGGAGGTAACATTACATCCATCCTCTCCAAGTTAACTGACCAGAGGGATGCAGTGTGTCTTCTAGAGAACATCCTTTCTCTCTACCCCAGCAATCCAATCAAGGCCAAATTTGGTCAAAGGGATATTGTGAATTACATCGTGGCCCACATTTCTCTGAACTGCCTGTCACCACAGAATCAAAAGGTAGCTCGTCTGAAAGACCTTCAGGCACTCTGTCGTCAGTTCCCATCTGATAAAAGGAAATGTTTACCAGGTGCCCTGTTCTTGCTTACCCTGCTGTTCTGGCCTGATGATCATGACACAGCCCTTGAGAAAGAGACAAAGTATGAAATTGTGCGATCGGCTGTTGAACACCTGGATAAAAGCTACTGGACCAAGAAGAAGGACATTCctcagagaaagagaaggattTACACCCATTTTTTCCTGGGCAATGGGAATGGATTGGACAAATTTGTCCACAAGAGAAAGTTTGAAACAGTCACAAAGGGGTTCTCTGTCTCTGAGAAACGCATGAAATGGTTTAGAGGTGAGGCATGGAAAAAGCCTGAGATTGCCACGATGCTGAAGTGTGTCTCTGGATGGACTGAAGATGGAGTGGTGTACCTTGAAGGCCCTCGGAAAAAGAAGTTCAATATCTTGCCTCTTCATTTACCTTCAGTGCCTTATAGTAATGAAAACATCACCTTCTACCTGGGGTTCACGTTCAGAGGCCCTGTTGCCTACAACATCACTGTGAAGAGGTAG
- the LOC126406155 gene encoding sterile alpha motif domain-containing protein 9-like codes for MADELGQSPKGWTESQVSTWLRSFGVKEQYIEKIYEEEVDGQILLALDEDFLKSKICMKSGPALLIIQKRNELISSKQKSQEKKKTTSGKTTELEQKSVQCFPTTTESPSAQTPQRDPNVLKDRQTGQEQSVLTSKEDCRPRPFDQEGIDFIYVKHSVLQPESGAFDLISPCHEFKSLASAAQLDRTRLQAKFAKEVLKFAAGCMNIRTNGTIHFGVMDSKEDAGYVHGEIIGIPVKDKDIYVDALDYIERSFSSNEEHVRQCVRPPRFIEVMDRESTEKRYVVEVDIVPSIGIVKSKVYSVRLPNFKESTNKVEFEKEMILRRVGSKTEPVSDKDRSDFYERVKDRDAQREEAEKGQFFSAPEFCQDLGRKLKMLMTSGKKLIEKEKWFILVTNKFKPEDLCNIDWLLNMNLFCVFDFDPDSKISGLCSKYLQHHAANMSLQ; via the exons aTGG CTGACGAACTTGGGCAGTCACCCAAGGGTTGGACTGAATCTCAAGTAAGCACCTGGCTAAGGTCTTTTGGAGTGAAGGAGCAGTATATAGAAAAGATCTATGAGGAAGAAGTAGATGGACAGATCCTACTTGCACTGGATGAGGACTTTTTGAAGTCAAAGATTTGCATGAAATCAGGGCCTGCTCTTTTGATTATTCAAAAGAGAAATGAGCTCATCAGCTCCAAACAGAAGTCtcaagagaagaaaaagaccACCAGTGGCAAAACAACTGAGTTGGAACAGAAATCAGTTCAGTGTTTTCCTACAACAACTGAAAGTCCTTCAGCACAGACTCCTCAGAGAGATCCAAATGTCTTGAAGGACAGACAAACAGGCCAAGAACAAAGTGTGTTGACGTCAAAGGAAGACTGCAGACCACGCCCATTTGATCAAGAAGGGATTGATTTCATATATGTAAAGCACAGTGTCCTGCAACCTGAATCAGGTGCTTTTGACCTAATATCTCCATGCCATGAGTTTAAGTCTCTTGCTTCAGCTGCTCAATTGGATCGCACAAGACTCCAGGCTAAGTTTGCCAAAGAGGTCCTTAAATTTGCGGCTGGTTGTATGAATATCCGAACAAATGGCACAATACACTTTGGTGTGATGGACAGCAAGGAGGATGCAGGATACGTGCATGGTGAGATCATTGGTATCCCTGTaaaagacaaagacatttaTGTAGATGCTTTGGACTACATTGAAAGGAGTTTCTCCTCGAACGAGGAACATGTACGCCAGTGTGTGCGGCCACCAAGGTTCATTGAGGTTATGGATCGAGAAAGTACAGAAAAGAGGTATGTGGTAGAGGTTGACATTGTGCCTTCAATAGGTATTGTTAAGAGCAAGGTGTATTCGGTTCGTCTGCCAAACTTCAAAGAGTCAACCAACAAAGTAGAATTTGAGAAAGAAATGATTCTGCGGAGGGTGGGTTCAAAAACAGAGCCAGTAAGCGACAAAGACCGAAGTGATTTTTATGAGCGAGTCAAAGATCGGGATGCCCAAAGAGAAGAAGCAGAGAAAGGTCAGTTCTTCAGCGCTCCAGAATTCTGCCAAGACCTTGGAAGGAAACTCAAAATGCTAATGACTAGTGGGAAGAAATTAATTGAAAAGGAGAAATGGTTCATACTCGTCACAAACAAATTCAAACCTGAGGACCTCTGCAACATTGACTGGCTGCTTAACATGAACTTATTCTGTGTGTTTGACTTTGACCCAGACTCAAAGATTTCAGGTCTTTGCAGTAAATACCTTCAGCATCACGCTGCAAACATGTCTTTGCAGTAA
- the LOC126405083 gene encoding sterile alpha motif domain-containing protein 9-like, protein MHSLQSYRISGDKSIKEFTSSLHLFDQTSWIFCNGCTDFKGNETPCDGITWIETKVTILRESVSLICKQILPKGTFQVIFLLTSPVEKPLLLTFYEFFTDMEGHEDIVCICESQKNFQKWQSFAEVSCGQSETVNNCSVVGMKMSHVNATLQQIQPVKAHASQHLPVFVKGTCLLETQAEEQMYSLEILTVDHCDETSEEFINEEKANIEEQFYRGGKVNWLNFWLAEQKHLGEVIERDAYHEVSRLLNDALKWNADQTPVKSINIYHHPGSGGSTVARQVLWNNRKDLRCAVVKPSYSASLVAQHVVELREYEEKDPQTCLPVLLLIEDSDKEYLDDLRNELEVAINTKRIQYQTLCFILLSCRRSHDPEKRCKESVLHNVSVTHELSDQEKKKFAGKRKVLEKQYEPRFILTFVLMSEGFNEKYVQHFVEHLLQGIDRQSVVTRLILYVALLNTYVQDSFISLSHCEALLALTFHLERFRQHEFEKSLSDQAKLVFLHLRDDKTQIKSIRIIHPLVAEEILKQLLGNKQTQSSLAKSLLCENVLFEHRFGRDEYLSFLRALFIRRARISKGDKYDSFFSPLIEHVCEKEKSPGKAIELLKEAFQRFHKDPFFAQQLARLHYTYDKFEEAKHWAETAAKLLPNNSYILNTKGQVYKKWFQAKCKAIDHDNVPKTAQNIADAMETALKALECFQECEKASEANMENVSSSGFFAEVEVGCSLLKLMSSSQVFSNRANGHAECMKYLLTDYIPEDVKHVWEPFHDRVKKIHKSMQDTLEWISEDLSYFQTDIGADEEETPESPEEQISQPLKWLAKKSAEYGKYFSEAYSTALQHGQSIPDNLTPFQKRMIIYHLGGGNITSILSKLTDQRDAVPLLETILSLYPSNPIKAKFVQRDIVNYIVAHITLNCLSPQNQKVAPLKNLHALCYQFPSDKRKCLPSALFLLTLLFWPDDHDTVLEKETKYEIVQSAVEHLEKDYWTKMKDIPQRKRRIYTHFFLGNGNGLDKFVHKKKFETVTKVFSASEKRMKWFRGEAWKLPEIATMLKCVSGWTDNGVVYLEGPRKKKFNILPLHVPSVPHSNENITFYLGFTFRGPVAYNITVKR, encoded by the coding sequence ATGCATTCTCTGCAGAGCTACAGGATATCTGGTGACAAAAGCATCAAAGAATTCACAAGCAGCTTGCATTTGTTTGACCAAACTAGCTGGATCTTTTGTAATGGCTGTACTGACTTCAAAGGAAATGAAACTCCATGTGATGGAATTACTTGGATTGAGACAAAAGTCACTATCCTGCGGGAATCTGTGTCTTTGATCTGTAAGCAAATCTTACCAAAGGGGACATTCCAGGTCATTTTTCTTCTCACATCACCAGTTGAGAAACCACTTTTGCTCACCTTTTATGagtttttcacagacatggaagGCCACGAAGATATTGTCTGTATCTGTGAATCACAGAAAAACTTCCAGAAGTGGCAAAGCTTTGCAGAGGTCTCATGTGGACAGAGTGAAACTGTGAACAATTGCAGTGTTGTTGGGATGAAAATGAGTCATGTTAATGCAACTCTGCAGCAAATACAACCTGTAAAAGCACATGCCAGCCAACATCTACCAGTCTTTGTGAAAGGAACATGTCTGCTAGaaacacaggcagaggaacagATGTATTCTCTGGAAATTCTGACAGTCGATCATTGCGATGAAACAAGTGAAGAATTCATCAATGAGGAGAAAGCAAACATTGAAGAGCAGTTCTATCGTGGTGGGAAAGTGAACTGGTTGAATTTCTGGCTTGCTGAACAGAAGCATTTGGGAGAGGTAATTGAAAGAGATGCTTATCATGAGGTTTCCAGACTTCTCAATGATGCTTTGAAATGGAATGCAGATCAAACTCCAGTAAAGAGTATAAACATCTACCATCATCCAGGAAGTGGAGGAAGCACTGTCGCAAGACAAGTGCTATGGAACAACAGGAAAGATCTAAGGTGTGCAGTTGTAAAGCCTTCATACTCAGCTTCTCTTGTTGCGCAACATGTAGTTGAACTAAGAGAATATGAAGAAAAAGATCCACAGACATGTCTTCCTGTGCTGCTCCTCATTGAAGACTCAGACAAAGAATATCTAGATGATCTCAGGAATGAACTGGAGGTTGCCATTAACACGAAAAGAATCCAGTATCAAactctgtgtttcattttgttgagcTGCAGACGATCCCATGATCCAGAGAAAAGATGCAAGGAGTCGGTATTGCACAATGTGTCTGTCACTCATGAGCTGTCTGatcaagagaagaagaagtttGCTGGAAAACGAAAGGTGCTTGAGAAACAATATGAGCCTCGATTCATCCTGACCTTTGTGTTGATGAGTGAAGGCTTCAATGAGAAATATGTTCAACATTTTGTGGAACATTTGCTCCAAGGCATTGACCGTCAATCTGTTGTCACTCGCCTCATTCTCTATGTAGCACTGCTGAACACTTATGTTCAAGACTCTTTCATCTCTCTGTCCCATTGTGAAGCTTTGCTTGCCCTAACCTTTCACTTGGAAAGGTTTCGCCAGCACGAGTTTGAGAAATCACTCAGTGATCAGGCTAAACTAGTGTTCTTGCACCTGAGAGATGACAAGACACAAATTAAATCAATCAGAATCATCCACCCACTCGTTGCAGAAGAAATTCTCAAACAACTTTTGGGGAACAAACAGACCCAAAGCAGTTTGGCAAAGAGTTTGCTCTGTGAGAACGTGCTCTTTGAGCACAGATTTGGAAGGGATGAATATCTGTCATTTCTGAGAGCCCTTTTCATAAGGCGAGCCAGAATAAGCAAAGGGGACAAATATGATAGTTTTTTCTCACCTCTGATTGAGCATGTATGTGAAAAGGAGAAAAGCCCAGGCAAAGCAATTGAGTTACTCAAGGAAGCATTTCAGCGTTTTCATAAAGATCCATTCTTTGCACAACAACTTGCTCGTCTCCATTATACTTATGACAAGTTTGAAGAGGCAAAACACTGGGCAGAGACAGCAGCTAAACTGCTGCCCAACAACTCATACATACTCAACACAAAAGGGCAGGTGTACAAAAAATGGTTCCAGGCTAAATGCAAAGCTATTGACCATGACAATGTACCAAAGACAGCCCAAAATATTGCAGATGCTATGGAGACTGCCCTGAAAGCCCTGGAGTGTTTCCAAGAATGTGAGAAAGCATCTGAGGCAAACATGGAAAATGTAAGCAGTTCTGGGTTTTTTGCTGAAGTTGAGGTCGGCTGCAGCCTGCTCAAACTGATGTCATCATCGCAAGTGTTTTCAAACAGAGCCAATGGCCATGCAGAGTGTATGAAGTACCTGTTAACTGATTACATTCCAGAGGACGTGAAACATGTCTGGGAACCATTTCATGACCGCGTGAAAAAAATTCACAAGTCAATGCAAGATACCTTGGAATGGATTTCAGAAGACCTCAGCTACTTCCAGACAGACATTGGTGCAGATGAAGAAGAGACCCCTGAAAGTCCTGAAGAGCAGATAAGCCAGCCACTGAAATGGTTGGCAAAAAAATCTGCAGAGTATGGGAAGTACTTCAGTGAAGCTTATTCTACTGCACTACAGCATGGGCAGTCAATCCCAGACAATCTGACTCCTTTCCAAAAACGCATGATCATCTATCATCTTGGTGGAGGTAACATTACATCCATCCTCTCCAAGCTAACTGACCAGAGGGATGCAGTACCTCTTCTAGAGACCATCCTTTCTCTCTACCCCAGCAATCCAATCAAGGCCAAATTTGTTCAAAGGGATATTGTGAATTACATCGTGGCCCACATTACTCTGAACTGCCtgtcaccacaaaatcaaaaggTAGCTCCTCTCAAAAATCTGCACGCACTGTGTTATCAGTTCCCATCTGATAAAAGGAAATGTTTACCAAGTGCCCTGTTCTTGCTTACCCTGCTGTTCTGGCCTGATGATCATGACACAGTCCTTGAGAAAGAAACCAAGTATGAAATAGTGCAATCGGCTGTTGAACACCTGGAAAAAGACTATTGGACCAAGATGAAGGACATTCCTCAGAGGAAAAGACGGATTTACACCCATTTTTTCCTGGGCAATGGGAATGGATTGGACAAATTTGTCCACAAGAAAAAGTTTGAAACAGTCACAAAGGTGTTCTCAGCCTCTGAGAAACGCATGAAGTGGTTTAGAGGTGAGGCATGGAAATTGCCTGAGATTGCCACGATGCTGAAGTGTGTCTCTGGATGGACTGACAACGGAGTGGTGTACCTCGAAGGCCCTCGGAAAAAGAAGTTCAATATCTTGCCTCTTCATGTTCCTTCAGTGCCTCATAGTAATGAAAACATCACATTCTACCTGGGGTTCACATTCAGAGGGCCCGTTGCCTACAACATCACTGTGAAGAGGTAG